GAAATTTGGATTCTGCAAAATCTGCTGAACTTCAAATGGCGCATTTGCAAAATATTTTTAGATTAGCAAATGAAGGAAAATTAGTTTTAGCTGGACCTTTTTTTGGAGAAAGTGAAATTAGAGGTATATATATTTTTGATGTTGAAAATGTTGATGATGCAAAAAAATTAACCGAGACTGATCCGGCAATTCAGCAAGGAAGTTTAGTTATGGAATTAATTCCTTGGTATGGAACTGCAGCACTTATGGAAATTAATCAAATAAGTAAAACTCTTACAAAAAAATCAATTCTTGGGAATTAAATTATGCTGCAGAAATTTTTACAGATATTTTATATTATCTTATTTTCACTTAATTTAATTTCGTGTTCGTCATCAAGAGAATTTTCTGAATATGATAATGTAGAAGGAATTTTGATTGAAGACGGAATTGCAAGCTGGTACGGAATTGAATTTCATGGCAAATCAACTGCAAATGGTGAAACATATAACAAAAATGATTTTACTGCAGCACATAGAACTTTACCATTTGGAAGCATTGTCCGAGTTACAAATTTAGATAATGGAAAATATGTAATTGTAAGAATAAATGATCGTGGCCCATTTGCAAAAAATAGAATTATTGATTTATCCCAAAAAGCAGCTCAGAAAATTGAAATGATTAGTAATGGTTCAGCAAAAGTTGAGTTACAACTTTTAAATAAATCACCAAATTCTAAAATGCCAAATGATATAAAAGTTCCACATTTTTCTGTACAAGTAGGCTCGTTCAAAAATAAAAATGATGCAATAAAAGTAAGCTCTGAAATTGAGAATTCCAGAGTTGAAGAAGCAATTGTAAACGGCGAAAAATATTTTCGAATTTATGTTGGATTATTTACTGATAAAGATGAAGCTACAAATCTAAGAGATGAATTAAAGATTAAGGGAATTGAAGGATTTGTTAAACAAGTTGAAAATTAACAATTGAGTTTTTAAAGTAGAAAAGTCCAATTTTTTTTGGACTTTTCAAAATATTATAAAACATTATTTAACTTTTAATTCACCGGATTTAATTTTCTCATAGTTATCTACAAATTCTGATTTTGAAGAATAACATGTATGA
The nucleotide sequence above comes from Ignavibacteriota bacterium. Encoded proteins:
- a CDS encoding septal ring lytic transglycosylase RlpA family protein, with product MLQKFLQIFYIILFSLNLISCSSSREFSEYDNVEGILIEDGIASWYGIEFHGKSTANGETYNKNDFTAAHRTLPFGSIVRVTNLDNGKYVIVRINDRGPFAKNRIIDLSQKAAQKIEMISNGSAKVELQLLNKSPNSKMPNDIKVPHFSVQVGSFKNKNDAIKVSSEIENSRVEEAIVNGEKYFRIYVGLFTDKDEATNLRDELKIKGIEGFVKQVEN